From the genome of Camelus dromedarius isolate mCamDro1 chromosome 19, mCamDro1.pat, whole genome shotgun sequence, one region includes:
- the LOC116147840 gene encoding class I histocompatibility antigen, Gogo-B*0102 alpha chain-like, giving the protein MGTRTLLLLLSGALALTKTWAGSHSMSYFYTAVSRPGRGEPRFIIVGYVDDTQFVRFDSDAPNPRMEPRARWVEQEGPEYWEGETRKAKGHAQTYRVNLRTALGYYNQSEAGSHTFQSMYGCDVGPDGRLLRGYSQDAYDGKDYIALNEDLRSWTAADAAAQITQRKWEAAGDAEQLRNYLEGTCVEWLGRYLEIGKETLQRADPPRTHVTHHPISDHKATLRCWALGFYPAEISLTWQRDGEDQAQDTELVETRPAGDGTFQKWAALVVPPGEEQRYTCHVEHEGLQEPLTLRWEPPPRPTVPIMGIIVGLVLFLVIGAVVAGVVIWRKRRSGEKGGSYAQAASSDSAQGSDVSLTDPRV; this is encoded by the exons ATGGGGACGCGAACCCTCCTACTGCTGCTCTCGGGGGCCCTGGCCCTGACCAAGACCTGGGCGG GCTCCCACTCCATGAGTTATTTCTACACCGCCGTGTCCCGGCCCGGCCGCGGGGAGCCCCGCTTCATCATCGTCGGCTACGTGGACGACACGCAGTTCGTGCGGTTCGACAGCGACGCCCCGAATCCGAGGATGGAGCCGCGGGCGCGGTGGGTGGAGCAGGAGGGGCCGGAGTACTGGGAAGGGGAGACACGGAAAGCCAAGGGCCACGCACAGACGTACCGAGTGAACCTGCGCACCGCGCTCGGCTACTACAACCAGAGCGAGGCCG GGTCTCACACCTTCCAGAGCATGTACGGCTGCGACGTGGGGCCGGACGGGCGCCTCCTCCGCGGGTACAGCCAGGATGCCTACGACGGCAAGGATTACATCGCCCTGAACGAGGACCTGCGCTCCTGGACCGCGGCGGACGCGGCGGCTCAGATCACCCAGCGCAAGTGGGAGGCGGCCGGTGATGCGGAGCAACTGAGGAACTACCTGGAGGGCACGTGTGTGGAGTGGCTCGGCAGATACCTGGAGATCGGGAAGGAGACGCTGCAGCGCGCAG ACCCTCCAAGGACCCATGTGACCCACCACCCCATCTCTGACCATAAGGCCACCCTgaggtgctgggccctgggcttctACCCTGCGGAGATCTCACTGACCTGGCAGCGTGATGGGGAGGACCAGGCCCAGGACACGGAGCTCGTGGAGACCAGGCCTGCAGGGGACGGGACCTTCCAGAAGTGGGCGGCCCTGGTGGTGCCTCCCGGAGAGGAGCAGAGATACACGTGCCATGTGGAGCACGAGGGGCTTCAGGAGCCCCTCACCCTGAGATGGG AGCCACCTCCTCGGCCCACCGTCCCCATCATGGGCATCATTGTTGGCCTGGTTCTCTTTCTGGTCATTGGAGCTGTGGTGGCGGGAGTTGTGATCTGGAGGAAGAGGCGTTCAg GTGAAAAAGGAGGGAGCTATGCTCAGGCTGCAA GCAGTGACAGTGCCCAGGGCTCTGATGTGTCTCTCACGGATCCCAGAG